A region from the Hydra vulgaris chromosome 08, alternate assembly HydraT2T_AEP genome encodes:
- the LOC136084253 gene encoding uncharacterized protein LOC136084253 has product MKQSILQSSFLFLVIICDILLVTHAQVYSNKVDEVNAISQHNQKRAVYNSPPLLSDSSLSENAERCALKMAEGRLPIAIHPCQEPGENIYQTTMDLSYPIISDNNLIKDAVEAW; this is encoded by the exons atgaaacaatcaattttgcaaagctcttttttgtttttggttataatat gTGACATTTTATTGGTAACACACGCTCAAGTTTACTCAAataaag tgGACGAAGTTAATGCTATATCTCAACACAATCAAAAACGGGCAGTATACAACTCGCCACCACTTTTGTCTGACTCAAGTTTATCAGAAAATGCAGAGAGATGTGCATTGAAAATGGCTGAAGGGCGCTTACCAATAGCAATACATCCATGTCAGGAACCCGgtgaaaatatttatcaaacaaCAATGGATTTATCATATCCTATCATCTCagacaataatttaataaaagatgcTGTTGAGGCTTGGtaa